The genome window CCTTGGGCACCCCGAAGATATCCCAGTTCTCATCTGACCAGAGCAATTCATTCTTTTGAACATTCAGCCGCCAACTTCCGGTGCGGGATACGGCCTGAGCGCGATTCAGATCCTCCTCGCTCCTCCTCAGAGTTTCCTCAAAGCCTCTCTGATCAGTGATGTCCAGGCCGGTACCGATTAGATATTCGACTTCCCCCTTCTGATTCAAGAGGGCAGTATTTGTCCAGTCAATGAGGCGGCGCCTGCCGTCTTTTGTGAGCCAGTAATTCTCAAACCTGTTAGGAAACTGACCCGCGAAAAGACTGGCAAACACTGTCTGTACCGGCACGACTTCTTCGGGAAGCAGGAGTAAATCCCAGAAAATCCTGTTTTTTACCTCTTCGAATGTATATCCTGTAACGTCCTGGCATGCCTTGTTGAAATTTACAATGCGACCTTGTCTGTCAAGGACAACAATCAGTGAGCCGACTGTTTCGAGGACCGCTTTATTAAAATCCCATTCCTTTTTCAGTAATGATTCAATATCCACTAGCTTAGTAATATCCATGATGGCCACAGCGCTCCCTGTGATATTTCCATCGGGATCCAATATCGGGACTGCGCTGTTGTGAACAATGGCAAGTGTTCCGTCGAACTTTTCAATTTTCATTACCTGACCGACAACCTTGTCCCCCCGTTGAACAGCACGGGCAGATGCCCATTCTTCAGGCTCGACCGGCTTGCCTGAATCAACCCACCATGCCTTGTATTGAGCATAATCACCGATTGAACGTGCTGCTGGACGGGGACTGCCCCATATCCTCTCAAACGCTTTATTTGCCCTGATATTCCCTCCTTGCAGGTCCACAATGGCAACGCCTACGGGTAGAGCTTCCATAACAGCTTCAAGACGAATTTTCTCGCTGATCGCCTTAGTCCTCTCAGTCTCTATAGCTCCCTCGGCCTGCTTGTGCTCGGAAATATCGCTCATGACCGTCCGGCAGGTAGTATTCTTGCCTTCCTCCTCATTGGAAACAATACTTTCGAGGCCGGCGTGGAAAAAACTACCGTCCTTCTTTTTTATGACGAGTTGGCAAGTCTGTCTTTTACCTGTCTCAAAAACCTTTTTCAGATGATTAAAAAACATCTTCTTGTCTACTGAATACATAATAAACGGCATTTTTATAAGTCGACGTCTTGCGGTGCCGAGCATCGCAGATGCAGTAAGATTTGCTTCGGAGATTAAGCCCTGTCTGGTTAGCGTCAAATATCCCACGGGCGCGAAGTCGTAAAGATCGGTGTATTTTTTCTGCGATGCAATGAGATCGTCCTGCGCGCGGCGCAGTTCTTCATTCTGCATCTCGAGTTCGACCTGATGCACCTGCAGCTCGTGGACAAACCTAGCAAGGCTTTTTTCGGACAGCCCATCATCCTCAAGTCTTTTCTTGGCCGGTGCTTTTCCAGATCTGAGCAGTTTCTCGGCGGCCTTGCGCAGCCGCATTTCATTCATTGCGCGCAACCGTGCGATTTTTAGAGGGTGTGTCTTTCTTATCGCTGCAGATTTGACTTTTGTTTCGGCTCCGATCCTCGCTTTACTATTCTCCCTATCTGGTCTGGTTCTGGATATTTTCTGCCTTGGTTTGGTTTCAGCCAGGCTCTCGACCTTAACCTTTCTTCCGGTACTATTATTCTCTTTTATCCCTGTCCTTTCTCGCTCTTTCGACCTTTGTCTGGTTTTTGATATCTTAGTTGTCATAACTACTCCTAAAGGGTTGATAATAAGCTCAATAGCCTAATATATCATAGGGGCACCCGACATTCAGTTGCCTATAACCTTTCCAGCCTCCCCTTGGTAAGGGCACGAGTTGGAGAGATACCTTTGCAGAGTCCATCCTCGGTCCTCTTCCGTAACAAGCAGGGTGTATAAGTGACGAATCACCTTTTCTTAGGCCCCTTTCTCGGTCACGTCCTCTATTTCCATCATTATCATTGGCTCACCTCAGGCCTGGTCAATCTGCTGTGCGTTGATGAGCATCTTCTTTTTCCCTATCTTCGGAATATCATGCTCCACTTCAAAATTCTCAATTCTGGATTTCTCCGGGAGTACCTTTTCGAGCAATTCTTTTAGTTTCCCGATATTCCACAGTCTTTCTCCCAGTGCGTTGACAAGCACTCCTTCAGTTTCTCCCTTCGAGATATGAAAGGTATGGTAAAAGGCCCTGTTCAGGGCATAATGGAAGACCGAAAGAACTTTTCTCTGGAGTTTGGTGTTCATATATATCAGCAGATTTCTGCAGCTTATCATGTCGAGCTTCGAGAAGGGGAGATGATCGCGTTCTGT of Nitrospirota bacterium contains these proteins:
- a CDS encoding CheR family methyltransferase; translation: MKKEIRGDDRPLCTERDHLPFSKLDMISCRNLLIYMNTKLQRKVLSVFHYALNRAFYHTFHISKGETEGVLVNALGERLWNIGKLKELLEKVLPEKSRIENFEVEHDIPKIGKKKMLINAQQIDQA